A stretch of DNA from Chroogloeocystis siderophila 5.2 s.c.1:
AACAACCAAGGATGCATAGAGAAAAGCAATTGTCCACGGGAATTCACTTAACCAATGCGCCGCCATACCTGCACCGATCAGCGTAATTGCAGTACCAATTGTTACCAAATTCCGCAAACTGCCAGAAACCTTGCCTAATTCGCGCAGTTCTAGGTTAAATCCACCCTCAAACAGAATAACAGCGGTTGCCAGCGCGACAATGACTTCTAAGCCAGAACCCAATGAATGGGGATGAAGTAGCCCGATGCCATCAGCACCCAACAAAATACCAAATAGCAGCAAAAACACGATACTTGGTACTTTGAGGTATTCTGCCACTACCTGAGCACCAATGCCAGCAGCGACAGCAATAACCATTTGCAAGGTAAGTTCAAACGATGCTTCCATAGGGGACTTGCAAAGTCTCTGTCATAACCTTTCGTTAAGGATAGTCGATATTCGCGCTGCTCGGTGTAACACTACACGCTCCCTCTGTTGTGAAGTTTTAATTTATTACGGTTAATTGTATTTTAGAATACATATTCTCTCATATTGTTTAGAGAATAAAGCAAAATAAATTTTTTATTGATTAAGTTAACTTATGGTTGTCCGCGTCGAAAAAGCAATCGCTGACTTATGAATTAGTCGTAATATTACGTATTTCTCAAAAGTAGAAAGTAGTTTTTTACTCAAAAATACTTTCTACTTAATCGCAAGTATCGAATAGAGATGAAGCGAAAAGAAAGCTTATGCTGTGGTCATACTGACAGCAAAGAAATAAATCTCCTGGATAAATCCTGCGAATAAGCCCCCTAAATCCATGCTAGTTTGACCTTAATTCCCGTCAGTGCACTGTTCCTTGGTGTATTTATCTTAAATGAACAGCTGACATGGAATGCGATCGCAGGTATGGCATTGATCTTTGTTGGACTTGTCGCAATTGATGGCAGACTTATAACAAAAAGCAGCTAACTTCAGTCTCATTCCAGTCAACCTCTCTCATACTGCCAACTCTGTGTTCTCAGTGTCCTCTGTGGTTCGTCAAAAAACTATTGCACATATCAAAATGAACTCAGCATTAGATTCTTTACAAGAATGGCAAGCAATTTTAAATCGAGACTCGCAATCTGATGGCAAAATTTTCTACAGCGTACACTCGACTAAGATTTATTGTCGCCCTAGCTGTCCTAGTCGTAAACCAAACCGCAACCAAGTAACATTTTTTCAATCGGCGCAAGAAGCCGCTGAATCACAAGGGTTTCGTCCTTGTAAGCGATGTCAACCACAAAAAATCCTCGCGCCTACACTCGATAAGGTTCTCACAGCCTATCGTTATATTGAAGCACAAAGCGATCGCATTCCCACCCTGACAGAATTGAGTACTCAAGTAGCATTAACTCCTACTTACTTCCAACGAGTATTTAAGCAAATTATTAGTGTCACTTTGTTTGAATACGCAAACGCCCAACGAATAAAACGATTGAAACAACATCTCCACCAAGGTGCAGAAATTACTGATGGGCTTTACGCAGTCGGCTATGGTTCAAGTAGTCGCCTTTATAAAAAAAGCACCCGAACAACTCGGAATGAGTCCTGCTACATACAAACGACGCGGGAAAGGTGAAGCAATTCGCTATACAAGCGCAAACTCGCCACTGGGTTATCTAACAATTGCAGCAACGACACGCGGGATATGTAGTGTTAAACTAGGAGACGATTTAACAAAACTAGAAAACGAACTTCGTAATGAATTTCGCTACGCATTGCTACATCGTGCCGATGATAAACTACAAGAATGGATTCTTCAAGCTTTAGTAGATTATCTCAGTGGTAAATTGCCTTTACCAGAACTTCCCTACGATGTCAAAGCCACTGCATTTCAACTGCAAGTTTGGGAAGCACTAAAGCAAATTCCTCTCGGTACAATAGTGAGTTACAGCGATGTTGCTTGCGCGATTGGACATCCTACCGCAGTTCGTGCTGTAGCGCGTGCTTGTGCGACAAACCCTGTTGCTCTCATTATTCCCTGTCATCGCGTATTACCGAAAACCGGAGGATTGGGAGGGTATCGTTGGGGCGTTTCTCTGAAACAAGCACTATTGGAAATGGAACAACAGCT
This window harbors:
- a CDS encoding bifunctional transcriptional activator/DNA repair enzyme AdaA — encoded protein: MNSALDSLQEWQAILNRDSQSDGKIFYSVHSTKIYCRPSCPSRKPNRNQVTFFQSAQEAAESQGFRPCKRCQPQKILAPTLDKVLTAYRYIEAQSDRIPTLTELSTQVALTPTYFQRVFKQIISVTLFEYANAQRIKRLKQHLHQGAEITDGLYAVGYGSSSRLYKKSTRTTRNESCYIQTTRER
- a CDS encoding methylated-DNA--[protein]-cysteine S-methyltransferase → MVQVVAFIKKAPEQLGMSPATYKRRGKGEAIRYTSANSPLGYLTIAATTRGICSVKLGDDLTKLENELRNEFRYALLHRADDKLQEWILQALVDYLSGKLPLPELPYDVKATAFQLQVWEALKQIPLGTIVSYSDVACAIGHPTAVRAVARACATNPVALIIPCHRVLPKTGGLGGYRWGVSLKQALLEMEQQL
- a CDS encoding EamA family transporter, which codes for MTLIPVSALFLGVFILNEQLTWNAIAGMALIFVGLVAIDGRLITKSS